The Geothrix sp. DNA segment TGGTCCCACCGTACAACTTGCCGTCCACGCCAAAGGTCAAATCCCAGATGAAGGATTCTGTGGGGCTGGTCTGCCCCAAGTCCTTATACCTTCCGGTTCTTGGATCCAGTTGCAGGAGATGCGCATTGGGCGCGGAACCCACATATATTTTTCCGTCCGGCCCAAGAGTCATGCATCGAGCCGCGAACTCACCCTTGACGGGATTTGGGAATACTTGGGCCTTGGTGGTAACCAAGTCAATGGCCAGCAGGTCGAAGGTCTTATCCAGGTAGAGGTATGTCGCATAGAGCCGCTCGGAGCCCTCTGTCGGACCTGGGCCCACGGCGCTGGCGTACTGCCCTCCAATCCCCCGGTAGGTTCCGAGAGTTTCGAAACCCCCGATCGTCTGACCGCCCAATGTGCGGGTCATTGAAACAAGCAAGAGAGCGCTCGCTAGGGTCCGCATAGGCACCTCCACATTGTTCGAGGGCACGGCGAGGGGCTTTATTTATATCCAACCAAATACAAATCTGAACACAAAGTCGGGAATAGCTGGAGCGGGACATCAACAACGGGCGTGATGGCCCTCACCCACTGCCGCCGATTCAAATAGCCTTGCCAGTTTCTTCCAAAGATTTCCCAACTCCTCATTCCCATGTCTTTGGCCATATAGCGAAGATCATCGACATCGGGTTCACGGACGTGGCCAACAAACCTCTCCTTCTCGTACCAGGCATCCATTCCCGACCACTTCCCAAAACCGAACGGAACCGTCATCCGCTTTCGCAGGTTGACGCAGTTCGGCACGCTGATGAAAAACAGTCCTCCAGGAGCCAAGGAGGACATCACATCCCTGAAGAGCTTTTTGGGTGAGTGGTGCCAGTGCTCCAGTGAGTCAATCGTGGTTATGACGTCAATTGATCCAGGGCTGAATTCGAGGCCATCGATGATGAAATCCCGTGTAACTCGCTGGACTCCGTATTTGTCCTGGATCTTGTAGGCTGCCTCAAACAGCGATTCTCGTTTGTTATCTAGGGCATCATTGTGGAAAACATCCAAAAAATTATCGATGACGATTGTTTCCAGACCAAGCGCAGCGCAAGCAAGTGGAAACAGGCTTATGCCGCCACCGACGTCGCAGAGAGTTTTCGCGCCGGGTTGGTGCCGTTTAATGAATTCAATCTGGAATGCGACCCTCGGTATGTCCCTGAGGCGGATAGCGGCAACCTCTGGCGGGTACTCTCGGGCAAGACCTTCAAGCAGGGTTTTGATCTCACTGACGGATGAAGTAAATCCGATGCCCATTTTGTCTCCAGGATTCATGACATTAGCACGCCGTCGAAGCTCCTTGTGCCCTCCCCCTTTCAAAGGGAAGGTATCCGTGGGAGCGGACTACTGAAAGATCGAATTCGCCCACCCTGTCAGACCATAGGCTCCATTGAACTCCTTGCTGGGCATGCCCCGGGGTTCACGGAAGAAGGTGGTGGGAACCTCGGGATTGAGCCGGTCAAGGATAAATATTTCGTTCGAGTTATAAAATGAATATTTTTTTATATTTACATTTGTGGTAATTAATTTTTTCCCGGCCCCCAATACTTCCAATGTACGCATGGTCAGACCTTGCTGGCCCGGATGTTCAACATCAACAATGGCGAAGGATGATCTCAAGACTTCAAGTACGTCCTGATATGGCATTCCCCGGAACATGAAATCAGACAATCGCCTTCCTTTGAATTCTCTCTTAATTACTCGAAATAGCCAATAATGTAACCGTGTTGGTAGATAAGGATAAATAAAATACGGAAGCTTCGCTGCATCTGCGCAAGCAACCATGGTCCGGAGGATTCTGTACCTGTCGCTGTGGATGGTCCCCACAAAGGAGAAGGCGAAGTCGGGCTGGCCACCTTCCACAGGACCTTCATCGCAGAAGAACAGGGGCCGGAACTCGATCGCATAGGTCGCCGCATCACGCTCGTCGAAAGTCAGGCATTTATCAAACAGCTGAAGGTACGGTTCCACCCCCCTGGGGAACTTGTTTTCAAAGGAATCCCACATGTACAGGATGAACCTGGCTCCCGGGAAGGCCCCTCGGAGCCATTGGACGACTTCCGAATCACATGACTCCGGGCTGATGATGAGCACATCGTCGTAGGACTTTCCGGCCAGCCGCTCGATGGACCGGCGGAAGTACCGCCTGGAGAACCGCTTCATCAGGGCTGTTGCCAGGCGGAGCATGACTTTCACGACGGCGGAGTCACCCAGCCGTTCATTCAGATAGTCGACCCGGGCGCCCCTGCTTCGAAGGTGCTCCACGATCCGCAGCTCATAGCCGAAGAACCGGGGGGAGATGACCAGGATGGTCCTTCCCCGGAAATCCACCGGGGCTGGCACGTCCACTTCAAGTACCTGATTGGCCTGGTCGGTTCCCATCCGGACATCCTACCTGATCATCAAGCGGCGTAGCGTCGCCTGGCTGCCCCTTCGGCACCAGCCGGCCCGGCACGCCCGCCACCAGACTGTCCGCCGGGACGTCATGCACCACCACGCAGTTGGCGGCGACCACCACCCGGTCCTGAAGGGTGATCGATCCCAGCACCTTGGCACCTGCCCCGAGGAACACATCGTCTCCGATGTCGGGGCGCACCGTCCGGTCGAAGGTGAGGTCCGGGAATTTGGCCCCCACGGTGACGTTGTGGTAGATGACGGCATTCCTCCCGATCCTCCGGGCGCCGAGCACGGTGCCGGACGTGTGCGGGAAGAACAGGCCGGGACCGATCTCACAGTCCAGGCCGATCTCCAGGCCGAAGAGCACCATGTTGACCATGGAGACGAGCTTGCCCAGGGGCCTGAGGTGGTGCTGCCCACACCAGTAGGCCGTCCGGAACAGTGCCACGGGCGCAAAGCGCGGGGAGAACAGGGCCGCCGCCACCTGACCGAGACTGACCGCCTCGGGCGGGATCTGGCGCCCGGCAAAGTGGTGCTGCCTCGCCACGTCGGCCCGCAGGTTCGGGAAGAGGCTCATTTCATCAGCCCCTTGTCGAGCAGGGTGCGGTTGGCCCGGTCCAGCCCATCCTCCGGGAGCGGCTGGCTGTCCACCCAGCGGGCGAAGCCCGCGAGGCCTTCCTCCAGGCTGACCCTGGGCGTGAAGCCGGTGAGACGGCTGATCAGGGAGATGTCTGCGAAGCAGTGCCGGATGTCCCCCAGACGGTACTGGGCCGTGAGGTGGGTCTTCGAGGCTCCACCAAAGGCCCGCACCAGCTGGTTGGCCATGTCCCAGACGCTGGTGGGAATGCCCGTTCCCACGTTCATGGTCTGCCCGTCGGTGGCTTCGGACTCGAGGCAGAGCCGGATGGCCTCGGCGATGTCCTCCACATGGATGAAGTCGCGGCTCTCCTTCCCGTCTTCGAAGATGGGCAGGTCGAGTCCTCGGCGGATCCGGGTGGAGAAGATCGACAGGATCCCCGTGTAGGGGTTGTGGAGGGACTGCCCCGGCCCGTAGACATTCTGGAAACGGAGGATGGAGAAAGGGATTCCGAAGGCCCCGCAGGCGATGCGGACAAGGTCC contains these protein-coding regions:
- a CDS encoding class I SAM-dependent methyltransferase encodes the protein MGIGFTSSVSEIKTLLEGLAREYPPEVAAIRLRDIPRVAFQIEFIKRHQPGAKTLCDVGGGISLFPLACAALGLETIVIDNFLDVFHNDALDNKRESLFEAAYKIQDKYGVQRVTRDFIIDGLEFSPGSIDVITTIDSLEHWHHSPKKLFRDVMSSLAPGGLFFISVPNCVNLRKRMTVPFGFGKWSGMDAWYEKERFVGHVREPDVDDLRYMAKDMGMRSWEIFGRNWQGYLNRRQWVRAITPVVDVPLQLFPTLCSDLYLVGYK
- a CDS encoding serine O-acetyltransferase, translating into MSLFPNLRADVARQHHFAGRQIPPEAVSLGQVAAALFSPRFAPVALFRTAYWCGQHHLRPLGKLVSMVNMVLFGLEIGLDCEIGPGLFFPHTSGTVLGARRIGRNAVIYHNVTVGAKFPDLTFDRTVRPDIGDDVFLGAGAKVLGSITLQDRVVVAANCVVVHDVPADSLVAGVPGRLVPKGQPGDATPLDDQVGCPDGNRPGQSGT